The segment AACGTCGGGCTGGTTACCATCTGTTTCCTTCATCATCTATCACCAACGAGCGTGAAAAACGCGAGCAGCGAGGAAGTTAATGAATAACGATAATAAGAAAACAACTTACGCTTATCGCAGCACCGAGAAATTGACTGAATGCTCTGGTAGCACCAAATAATGCGCTATCTCCAGAATTATCACCGGCTGACTGCGCCGGCGCGCCGTAATTGGAGAAAGAGCTAAAGAGAGGTGGTGGATACGTAGAGCTTGGTGACCACGTTGTAGTGCGTATCCTTGGTCCTGAGGTTGGTCTCGGTGTCACCGTCTTTTTCGTGGTATCCGTTGGTCGGGTTGCAGCAGTAGATGCCGGCCTTGTCGTAATTGTCGAAGACTCGCTAGCAGGGGACGCGGTCGGAGCAGAGGTGACGCTCTGCCCGAGACTCTGTTACAAGACCagcaattattttctttcatcgcgCCCCGCTCTTTGTTGCCTCGCGCTTCGCCCTTGTCATTCGATTAACTATCGCCGAGCTCGCGTCTAACTGGACCAATTTGTAAGAATTATATCAAATTGTTTCGTGTCGTTAAACTTTCCGTTATTACACTCTATACATTTTTGCAATTAGAAAAGAATATCATTCCAGGATATCCCGATACCTGCTTACTTTTTATGTAAGAAACAATTTgaataatgtaatttaattataaaaattgatattcaaATATCCTAAAGTTTCCCAGATCAGTTTAGTTATTTCAAAAGTTCCTTATCTTCAGGTTACTTAATTGAGTGAGCTTAAGTCAGATAAAAATGGTCGTTCGAAGTAAATTGATATAAAGACTATCGTGATTAATCAAAGTAATGTTATCTGAAATCAATAACTAAATTCTACGAATCGTATATTTGCAACATGTACTAAGTACATTGCTGCCAAAATTTCAGTAGGTTACAAACTATTTAATTGATAACACTTACGGCTAACTGGAGTTGCTCTCTAATATTATTGGCCGGAGTTGGTGGTTCTATACCTTGAGCTTTCAATAATGCCGCCAACAAAGCGGCATTACTGATTTCTACCGTCGGTGATGGAGTCGTTGTTGTTAAAGCTCGACCGCTTAAAATCGCTCTTAAAAAGGATTGATCATCCTGAGTTAATCCTGATACTTTCTTCGAGGAACCAGTTTTATTATCTGTAAcaaacgtaacgccacatctGATACCAATCGTTTCCGTGATCGTATTATTACAGAATTTcaatcaattttatataacatatccTACCGTAATTTAACCTACTGTTACAAGTATCGTTTTACGACTTACCCTGTTCAACAGCTCGCAGAAGCTCAACTATGAACTTTGCATCTTCTTCGGGAGAATAGGTCGACGTCACCACACCAGGCAACCTCGGATTTGGATTATTAATCAATGGTTGATCGGTGGTCGAGATTGTAAACGGCGTGGTCACTGACTTTTCCTGTACAATTGAATTTGGACTATTTACTTGAATTTTCGAAATGTCCACAGCTTTCAGAGTCGCACTAGAGGGAATTGTTGTCGTTTCTAACTTTTGCGTGGTTTGGATTGGTTTCGGCATAATATTAACCGACTTTTGCGTGGTTTTTGGCACCGGTTTAGCTTTTACGGGCTTCGGAGTTGTCGATGATCCGAATAAACTTCCACCGAGGAGAGCCTGCCACAGAAGACCACCAAAGCCTAATGGCGCCTGGGTGGTGGTTCTAGGTCGAGAAGTGGTTGCTAGTTTAGCTTTAACAGTTACAGAAGCTTTAGTGGTACTTATCAAAGTCGTTTTAGCCGTAGTCGAAGGAGAAGCCGTGCTCGTTTCCACGCTTCTTCTGGTGCTAGTGGTTGTAACTGGTTTCCAAGTCACTTGCACGGGTGTCAAACTACTAATTACTGGTCTTTGACTAGTTGGTTGCTGTGTTTCTACTGATTTGCGCGTGGATGTTGAAACTGTAGACGCTGGAGACAAATCGATTATTATTGGCTCAGAAAGAGATGTCGTTGCTGATTTGTAAATCGAGTTTGGCGAAGCATTTTCGATACTGATAGCTTTTGGTGATCGAGTCGGTCCCGGATTTTTCAGTGCCAGTTCcaaaatctgaaaataaaatatagaaagaaagTTAGGAAATGACAGTTCTGTTCTACACTGCGCAGATTTAATAATGCTTCTCTTTAGGACAccgtatatacgtgtatatgcATGTATATGAGATATTTAAAACTGGATACCCGTGAAGGTATggtatgttttattttattcattgatCAGAACGTAAAACACAATCGAATCAAAGCAAATTTCACGTACAAAAAAAAGTTTCACTTTCCTGTACTTCATAAATCTACAAGAATATTCGGAACTTTAATACGGTCATATTACGACTACTCTTTTTATAAGTCAAATATTTCCAGGAAAAATATTCTCTTTATTTCCCACTACTAATTTCATTATACGATAACGATGTACGTACTAATAGCGTTATCGTCCAATGGGCTATTTATTGCTATTATATTAATGCCATCTACGCACGCATTGAGTTCTGTCGACAGACAACGTTAACGAGAGATGACATATTGAACGGCTGTTGCGAGGAATAGAGAAGGCCGCTGGCAAGGACGTTCCAGTCCATTCACCGTGACTGATCGATCATATGATTGCGATCGTCGCAGATCCGTCATTATGTCTTTCCGAGAAGGGCGTGACTAAAGATAATCTGCGATCTACCGAATTTTTCGTCTTGTACGACTTACGtcgttgcaattttatttatacgttatgcagaaACACGAGAAAGAAGTTTAGTCTAGAagcgagaaaaaagagaatcgACGTGATGTAGCTTAGAAGCTGGAGCTCGATCTTATTAGAAACAGAATACAATTCGTCGCACAGTCATATAAAGGAGTGAAAGGATCGTTTAACGTCAGCGACGCGGCTCATTCCTTGGTTTTCCCCTCGAACGATCATTGCATTTTGTTTTCAAGGAAGATCACAAGTTTactaagaattttaatttttaaaatttcttctatttcatatttttaaagaaacgtGATATCCTATGTAGTATAACATATGTCGGTCGCaacaatttattcatttatgtgtataaaatatagtagTATCACATTTGATCAAGGTCGAAATACAGTAATATTGTTTCGATtgagatttatttattatgatataCTGAATACttcgtttttatattttatgcactatgtaatttattgtacaCATTACTTACCTTATTTGCCAAGAGTTGCTCCACTTGTGTCAGTGTCTTCTGATTGGTACTCCGCGAATTACTCTGTAActgtgtaaaaaaaaatatatgtataatatacataatattttacagaaattcgcGAAGTTATTAGgaatacgtataaaaatttatctacTTACCAACGAATTCAGGAAGGCCAAATCATCGAACGTAGTACCAAAAGCATTCTGCTGTCGCGTATTCAACAAATTTTTTGGTAAATTAGATGAATTTATTTGAGAAGAAGTTGTTGCTTCAGAAGTAGCTCCTGCCTGTGACGCAATCATCACCCTTTGAACAATTGTTGGTGGCTCCGAAGTGATGATAGGTGCTGTCATCGTGGTAGTTGTTGGCGTCATTGTAGCCACTGTTGTTGGAGTCATTGTTGTACTTGTAGTGGTAGTTGTAGTGATAGTTGGCGCCATTGTAGTTGTAGTTGTTGGTGTCAtcgtagtagtagtagttgtTGGTGTCATCGTAGTAGTAGTTGTTGTTGGTGCCATCGTAGTAGTAGTTGTTGATGCCACTgtagtggtagtagtagtTGTCGTTGGTGCCATTGTAGTAATggtggtagtagtagtagtagatGCAGGAGTTGTAGGTGTAGTTGTAAATGCAACAGGCGTTGTTGGTGGTGGTGGAGGAGGAATGGATCCTATGTTACCTCTTGGAACTCCAATCGTATTAGAAAATGGAGTAAAGACTTCGACAAATGGATTGATCGGACGAGCTAAGGCTGGGCCATTTGGTTCTGACAAATCGTCCTGAGAACGAGaatcatttatataatttcaacgaaatatatctataataagtaatatgatataattgaagtatagaaaaaataatgttttttcAAGGAAGTACGTAATTGTAAGTTGATTCTGAAAAACAGTGATTCGAAggtaaaatttaatgaatacGAACCAGTCTGTTTGATGCCACTGAAGCTGTTATTACCGGCGAGGAGGTAGTAATACCAAAGATTTGGTCCAAAGGATCCCTCCATGGGAATCCAGGCGGAGCTGTGACTCGACCTCCTGGTTGATTGTTGAGGAGATTCTCAAACGATGGTACAGAAGGTGATGGTCCTTCGTTTGCAGCAgtctaaagaaaataatatagatagatatgtatataatttagaaattcaaaattattatttcacgaATAATAGTAAACTTtgatttccaaattttaaatattttacaaacaaaTCAAAACCACccaaagaataatatttcgataaaatatgcAAGATGAAGATAAGAAGCCGTTGAATTCCTCTCATTCCTTTAACTTACAGCTACTGAATTTATATTCACACTGAGAACGCGCGGGTTAGAGGTGGAAGCCCCATCGGTCCAATAATTGACGAACTTGTCCTGAAACATTCGACGTTGCTCTTTTTTTTCGCTGCAGAGATATGTTGCAGCGCTGAAAGAATCAGCCGCAGCATCGTTGTAAATCATGTTCTGTCTCTCTTGCTTTCTTACCTGTCCGATGTACACGGAGCTGCGTTGACCTCCGGCCTCCTTCGTCCTGGTGGCCTCGTCCCTCTCTCGATCCTGGACGATACGACCGCCCTGTGAATCGGTCGGCGGTCGACCGGTACTTACTATCGGCGTCACCAACGCTGTCCTCATTTGCGTATTCAGCAGGGCATTGCTCTAAACAATGCGAAACCATACACGTTCTTTAAACCTTTCAAAACAAACTTACATCTCAAAAACGATACATGAGAAACTTGTAATAGCGAAacttcgatcgatcgttccgatttcataaatagtaaaaattaaatagaaaaaataaataatcatagtAGAACatcatattcttttttttttttttttttttcgaagatGGAAAAATCCGTATAATAAAAGTGCAGTGGTTCTCCTCTGCTTACCTAGTAAcgtgataataataaataaaaaacgatCGATTAATATTTCGCTATATTGGACGGGCCTCGCTAAGTAATCGGTGGGAATGAACgatgaatgaaaatgaaatatttctcaaatcCTGTTCCGAAGAGTTTATCGAATaccataaaattattaatttctttcatttttctcattttttctttccctaCTCTACCATATTTCGCAAAGAGagtttaaatttcaaatattaaaattttctgaaCTGAAGTAATCGACAATGTAAAATGCACCTTCAACTTTACTAAACATAAAGTGCGTTTCAAAGTGCGCGGtgcataaaaataacaaacatgcggcatatataaataattattcacaaATTTACAGTGAAATTATACACAACTCCCcattatacaaattaaaaagttttatgTGGGATAAAGTAACACGTTGAAGTAGGCATTggataaattctttttacgaTACCGAATCGAAagaacgaattaaaaaaacgTGAAGTAAGAAAcgtaaagaatttaaaagagagataatagatataattaatcgacacgaaattggaaaattagtAGTACCAAAAAATCTACTTTAACAAAACCAAAGCGTTAAACAAGAAGCAAGTGTTCTGTGCCATTATTACCATAAAAATTACGACATTAACTATAAGTAACGAAAAAACTgtcataaaaaatttacatacaCATATGCATATTAATACAAGACATAAAGAACGAAGGAAAGatgtatataaatgaaaaataaaataaatcaacaAATCGAATCTCAAATATTTACAGAAAACCCGATATGTCTAAACAATTGCTAATATTTACATCCTGATCCGTACACTGAAACGTTGTCAGAATTTTCCAAAAACAAATTtcacccttttacactttatGCAACAATGACacaataatttttgaaaaagagGCAAAAGTAACACGCGAAATGAGAAAGAGACGACTGGTTCATTTGGAGTAAACCGTATGTTCGCACGAGTTCGAGCGATGCACGCACGGCTAACGATCGATGATGATGAACAGGTGGAATAAGAGATACCATTTCGTTGGTGCTCGGGACACTAGCAGGGGTACCAAGTGGCCCCGTATTATCGGGTCCACCTCCATTGGGGCCGACGATCGCGTTACCAGTAAGGCCAAGATCAACGATGCTGGGACTTTGGACGTTTCTCATCGGTTCAGCGACAGGTCTATCGTTACTATTGTACACCGGGCCTCGATATTGATTGTAAGTGCCTTGGTTAGCCTGGTTATAATACGGTCTGGGTGGTGGCCTGTTAGTGGTAGTGGAAGTGCTAAGTGAGAACACAACCTCGACCGGGTTCCTAGGTGGATCCGGTATTATCGTTCCATTCGGGAATTTTCGAACCAGCCTGCCGTCCGGGAAGATACCAAATATCACGTACGGGCTGTCCACGTTTCTAGCATCGATCAGGTTATCCTCTGGCCGCTTTCTCACGATCGTTTTGTTCGGGTAGATTCCGTACACTAGGTAGTCTCGTAGAGGAGCTCTGGTAGTCGAGCTTAAGCTGAAACGTGGGGCAGGTGTCAATCTGCTGCCGCCGAAGCGACCTAAATAAGGCGTTGTGGAACTCTGAGAAGCTGGCCTAGGTGGAAGGCTAGTAGCTGTTGGCACTGTCGTTCCAGGGGTGGCTTGCATGGGCACGGTCGTTGCTTCCGTAGAAGCAGAAGTTGTATTCGTGGAGTCGTTCGTAGTACCTCCTGACATTGTGGTCGTACTTTCCGACGAAGCAGTTGTCGTCGATGTTCCAACTTCGGTAGACACGAGATTCTCTTCTATATTGACCGTAGTAGTTTCCGTCACAGGGGTGACGGTGACGACGTCCATTCTCGTCGTTTGAGGTGTCGATGTCCCCCCGTCAGGAACGCGTCCTGTAGTCGTCGACGTCGCTGTCTCAGTCGtgatcgtcgtcgtcgtcgattcGACCGAAGATGAAGTTGTTGTAATGAGGGGAACGTCGGGATACGATGAAGTGGGAAATTCTGAGGACGTTGATGAGACGATCGAAGTATCTGGGATCGTAGGAGTTGTGATCTCGGTCGTTTGGCCGATTCCCGAACCTGCCGTCGTTTGGGCGGTTGCTGATGTCGTATCCTGGAAACGGGCAACAATAGTTGGAGATTTGTTTTCAAGATTTGGGGTCGTTTGGGGGACGTTTTCGCTGGGTGCATTAGTAGTGGTTTCCATGGCGGGAATTGTAGTCGATGTTAGCGAGAACTGGTTAGTAGTGACTCCCGTATCGTCAATAGAGTTAACATCCTGCTGCGCAGTGGTTGTAATCGATGACGCGGTGGCTTCGAGGGTTTCGTTATCAGCGCTTTCGGTGATCAAAGATGTCAACTGAGTCGTAGACTCTGTTGTTTGGTTAGTTTCCACTCCTACGTCATTTACACGTTCAACCAACTCTACGGTAGGTGCCAATGTGGTCTGTTCGAAGGATATTGAGGGTGTCATAGTGATCGTATTTACAGAGGAAGCGGTAGTTTGGAGAGCTACGGTAGTTACTTCGGGTTGAGTAGTAGTGCCAATGTCTGTCATAAGCCGTGATGTTACGGTTGTGAGACTGGTTAATGGTACGGTGACTCCTGTAGGTTCAGTGATACTTTCTGTAACCTGTTCGGAAACTATTTGAGGATTGGTTGCCGTGATCAGATTAGACGAAAACAAATCGAACGTGTCAGTGGTTAGCTCGAAATTCATGGCGAATGTGGTTGTCGTTTCTGAACTTTGTGTGCTGGTGGTTGTCTGTGTCTGAGTCGTGGTATCGAGGCCAGTGTCAGCATCGAACGATCCGCTAAGCGACAGAGTGACTCGTGGCTCAGTTTCTGTCTTAAACGAGGGGGTCGTCGATTCTACGATCTCGGCAAGGGGTCCTAACGCTACTGGTGTGGTTTCGGTCTGTACGCTCTCTACTTCGTCATCGGACATGTTACTCCGAGGGGTTGTTGTCAGTGTATCTGTCAGATTTTCAGAAGATACGGTTGTAGTAAGGTCTACCTCATTCTGTGAGGGATCAACCGGAATAGTAGAAGATTCTACATTTTCTGACATGGCATTGGAGGAAAAAGACGATGTTTCTGCAACTTGGGTAGTGCTGAGTTCGTCGCTGGACAAGCTCGGTCGGTATATCTCGTTTTCCATTAAGTTATCTAATCTAGATGTGACGTTTGAATTTTGCCCGGCTATTTCTTCCTGATTATCGTTTATCTCATTCGAAAAAAGTGTTTTGGCAATGGACATTAACTCTGTTAGTAAAGTGTCGTTGGTGGAAGTGATCGTCGACACAGTTGTTACATCAACGCTTAACGGGGAAGTCGAAGAATCGTTTGAATCGCCTACAGTGGTCGAATCTGTGTTCGATATTGTCTGAAAGTCTTGTGTGATTGTTGTAGATGTTATTGTTGCTGGTGTTGTGGTTGTTATTGCACTTATTTCATCCTGCGTGGTGGTTTCCTGAGTAAATACCATTGTGGGTGACGGAGCAGCAATTGAATCTGCGCTTTGGGTAGTTACTTCTTCGATCGTTCTTAAACTCGATTGCTCCGTTGTAACCGACGATAGGGTAGTCGTTCCCGATTCTTCTTGATTGATCGTCGTTTCATCCCTCAATTGCGACAGGGACTCCAAATTACGATTGCTACTCGAGTCTGGTATCACGTTCGATGTTTCCGTCGTGGGAGACAACATCGTTGTCGAATCTTGACTCGGTACCGTGGTCGTGGACATAGTCGCTTGCAATCGAAACAGGATATCCTGTGCGAGATCTATCAGCCTGGTTCGAATAGTGGACGTGGGTATCGCCGTAGTTGTCTCTATATCGATCATATTACTCGAATCTGCTTCGGTCGTTAGAGCATCGGTCGAGCTAATATCGGCTGTCTGAGTAGCAGTAGTATCAGACAGCGGTATGGTATTAGTCTCGGGATTTTCAGACGTTGTCGCTGTGTTGGTGACAGTTGTCGAAAAGGTAGTCGTCTCTATTGTATTCTGCGAAAGATCTATACTTGACGTAATATCGATATTGCCAGTCGTGCTCTGCGTTGCAGTACTAACAGTGGTGGAACTCGTATCACCCTCAAACTCGGTACTACTACCTTCGGATGTAGAACTAATAGTCGTAGAAGCATCCGTGATAGAACTCACGAGTTCTTGATTGGTCGAATTATTATCTGACGAAATGGAAGTCTGAACATCTTCCGCACCTTCGACGTTCATCGTCGTTGCATCTGTGGATCGCAGAAACGACACTTCTGTGCTGGTTGACTCAGTGACAGAAATGGAATTGATATTGGTAGAAGTTTGTTCCGTAGTGAAGGACGAATCTCTACCGATGGAAACTCGTTCGGTATTGGAAACCGATTCTGTACTGGTGAGAAGTTGTTCGGTACTGGAGGACGATTCTGTGCTGGTGGAAGCTTGCTCGGTACTAGAGGACGATTCTGTGCTGGTGGAGGCTTGCTCGGTACTAGAGGACGATTCTGTGCTTGCGAAAACCGGTTCGGTCGTTGAAGGGGTTTCAGGGGCTCCTGTGGTAACCGCGGGGGTGGAGTTGTCCGGATCCTCGGGTAATCTCGGGGTCTGTGTGCTGTCCTGAATAGTGTTCGCGGTGGTGTCTGATGTCTGTGGGCTGATGGTTGCTACAGTGGGGCTTGTAGTGTCATTGTTAGCGTTATCGCCGATATCGTTAACGGCGGTGGCGTTAAAGTCTACCTGGGAAACACTGCCAGCTTGTTGTTTTTGCAGCTGTGCAATCGCGTTTCCCTGTAACTGTTCGTTCCTGATGCTGGCCGACTCCAATGCCTGATAAAGGGTCAAGAATCTCGGCTCGCCAGGACTTGAGACATCGATTGGTGGGGCCGAACCAGAGTTCTAGAAACAGAAATTACGTGCGTGCATGGGGTGCTATACATTAAATTCGGTGCCGAATCGGAACTGGTGACTTCCTTTTATGTACAGTTTCTACGTTGAGTCAATCGGTGTATCTACAATGGAACAAGGGATCTAATGTACGCGTTGTTCGTTCATTAAGATCGACAGTTGAAAGATAAATCGATGTAAAACGAGGGATTATGAAAGTACATCGGTCATTTCGCAGATTAATTGATCTCATAATTGAGTGAGCATACACCATCTCTTGGTAGAAATACGAACTAGCTAAGGAAGAGGAGAAACCGAGGTTGCTTTAATGCATCAAGAAAACATAGCTATTAGCAAAGGAATGGTGAGCTAGAAACTCGTTCTCCGAGCGAAGGATCGTTTATACAGGCAATAGAGACTGGTTGCCCGCTCACTtcgattttttcctttttatcatAGCTGTTAATCCTCTCTCACAGAGGTCTCCAGTGATATATCTTTAACAACAGTATCTTCGAACAACATTGAAACGTGATTccatttaacaaaaattttaaatatttttagaaattgctAAGACCTGATAAAGATAACAACGATCAAACCGATTCAAAAATAACATATATCATACGGTATTTGTAGATTTTCACATATCAGTTGACAAATGCATTAAGCAATATGAAACTAATTTAAAACCTGAATTCGGACAACTTTTACAGAAAACCGAGATCGAGATCGATCGAAAACCGATTCGTGACCTTAAGTCGCTTATCCTTATTTTCGTTCATAATGATTTTAATCCACCCACATGTCCTAAATACCATCCACGTTGAGACACTTTTAATGCAAACACATGACGCAGCGTTCATTTACTTTCACTCGTTAGCGCTTCGAACTCTGTGAAACGCGGATCACGAAAATTTGCCTATGTAATCGGAATGCGCTCGTATTAGAAAGTCAAGTCCCGTTACGTCGAATTTCAACAAAATGTTGCCTCGTTGGGAGTATGGTCACGTTAcgtttattcaattttcataaGTTCGTGGATATCATCGTGAGAGTATTCATTGAAGTCAGAATCGAACAAACCGACTTACATCGTAATCAGTATAGTGATATTCTTTCATTATGATTTTCTAGATTTATAGTTTAGAGATCAATAAAAAAAGTGTACTTTTAGAATGGCTATTGCTTCTCAATTATGGCATTTCTCTATCTACCTTTAATAATTCTGATAGTAATTTTGATATGATTCGAAAGAATGATTTATGGACGCGATTAAATAAGAACGAACAACTGCATGTCGCGTGCGATCCAAAaaccaaaatatttattatcaaagatatgtatatatatatgtgtgtgtgtgtgtgtgtgtataatCTTGTATAACACAATATATGCATTATGGTGTAAGTAAAACAACGTAAGTAGCTGTACATATTAGTAAATGCAAACCCATGATAACAATTAGCATGAATCacaaaactaaaaataaacgTTAATCACATAAATggttatgtattttttattcgttttcttGTGTTACttataatctttttttataatttaaccaTAGAAAAGGTTGCGTCTTCTAAACGAGAATTATTCACACTATTGAAACTTATTGTGCGATACTCGTATCTATGTGGACAATACAAAATTGTACTAGCTGTATGGAATGGataaaaagagataaaaagaaacgactTTTAACattattgataatattttaaagaaagctCGGTAAGTATGATAAACCTTTG is part of the Bombus fervidus isolate BK054 chromosome 7, iyBomFerv1, whole genome shotgun sequence genome and harbors:
- the LOC139989371 gene encoding uncharacterized protein isoform X1; its protein translation is MLFCRMVRRFSWCTVVALVVLLFVTTDGLREHNTQIDDHKATNRGTLRFNSKSLEEATTVSSSPPSRSKTNWDRSAQSKTLSNFERTVQASVINSESKFDTSEHSTVRTIRTTERGSVSTATDVISEPRRTSGKRFEETKRIEPTINRRDGKRYFSESNEGTKLKNNEQKFISRRTSNGRANNSTVTERLDNKGPSVFLATTESSRSRTGRKIQTTYSMKDLKTQIPTSRRYNSKKFRDVETTTASFRREGRGRSTTEKIERSTRSGRSKVNNAENNSIALRGPDPLLSESESVRVDIPLTVGETGNPASDVTTGFDVASQRRSDAKESSKSSRTGFERSKSRGRSNDSEAFGSSRSASPRGSSKFSDSTTTEANEQIVSSRRNTVSRERSRGSEIKKNSVNESRSRSRGRNVENNTKPISGGASERNVKRKVAGERNSSDRRPRIPDDTPRAIDNRRQDTQDMRGRSRGKSRSDVTTPITMDVTTTVAPDTTVSTDVTVTDSEITSTTIRLATTPNPRATSRPLSTTASTLEASGRGRGRGRSGSHGRKQKEDFFNHGLGFRGRKPSPEGSANVTQSRKTVSWKNDSQSHGNPGWTLRRRPAHFNSENISKTIVPSPRDQTNEVVPSNEQSTSTEAITTIESSTFGTKRGFKKAQTTDESSTVAETTTKSYRRGNKTFGNGKVTTAFEESDNYPPEFKARLTQLKNTNTKIPASKTTSRTPLEEQERNIYGRRSRNNSMAFDPDDLETAASANVLTAETLVVNPLTLINGTGLRRVKKSSAALFAERSRMKLELARRLVKPELNIEENDLDATTASSFSKRKPTGVPVVDETSKVAKYSKPAAAASGRNRPSTSVESTQEEVSVKTLKLPSSRKGHDDSSKVTGRPYSLKKGRVIAERMVTSISIEERAIAEETTKPYVLTTNPSVITSAEQGSATTIDSTRVRLASDRGGKKSKEEDSTPTKNMKVSLYSTQRIETTDPVTTIKPKKSYSYQSRNKLREQSATIEQSFTTSTPKKSYSSTQSKSQTSQEENITKKSKFATSATKPIFRPRYSKRNNEKSFEKKTTDDQAIFTTKLPVATSRYSKKKSSVKSIDDKSATTEGLSAQTRKIEFRPRTATYRRHSEIPTTLTESSTKVDGVGIAITPRSTKYHATLKTSTVSPRSVAQGPQVNLKIANETAQETPGITGSSNGDSGNSNVFNPTRSTFLSGNSTLLEQLRSTVAPLLNSLGNKTPVFSGSYSNVNNVNSPPRVTPSGQPPRFSARYKGAELFVRKQNNIYQPTVPSITSSSTTPITPLENSGSAPPIDVSSPGEPRFLTLYQALESASIRNEQLQGNAIAQLQKQQAGSVSQVDFNATAVNDIGDNANNDTTSPTVATISPQTSDTTANTIQDSTQTPRLPEDPDNSTPAVTTGAPETPSTTEPVFASTESSSSTEQASTSTESSSSTEQASTSTESSSSTEQLLTSTESVSNTERVSIGRDSSFTTEQTSTNINSISVTESTSTEVSFLRSTDATTMNVEGAEDVQTSISSDNNSTNQELVSSITDASTTISSTSEGSSTEFEGDTSSTTVSTATQSTTGNIDITSSIDLSQNTIETTTFSTTVTNTATTSENPETNTIPLSDTTATQTADISSTDALTTEADSSNMIDIETTTAIPTSTIRTRLIDLAQDILFRLQATMSTTTVPSQDSTTMLSPTTETSNVIPDSSSNRNLESLSQLRDETTINQEESGTTTLSSVTTEQSSLRTIEEVTTQSADSIAAPSPTMVFTQETTTQDEISAITTTTPATITSTTITQDFQTISNTDSTTVGDSNDSSTSPLSVDVTTVSTITSTNDTLLTELMSIAKTLFSNEINDNQEEIAGQNSNVTSRLDNLMENEIYRPSLSSDELSTTQVAETSSFSSNAMSENVESSTIPVDPSQNEVDLTTTVSSENLTDTLTTTPRSNMSDDEVESVQTETTPVALGPLAEIVESTTPSFKTETEPRVTLSLSGSFDADTGLDTTTQTQTTTSTQSSETTTTFAMNFELTTDTFDLFSSNLITATNPQIVSEQVTESITEPTGVTVPLTSLTTVTSRLMTDIGTTTQPEVTTVALQTTASSVNTITMTPSISFEQTTLAPTVELVERVNDVGVETNQTTESTTQLTSLITESADNETLEATASSITTTAQQDVNSIDDTGVTTNQFSLTSTTIPAMETTTNAPSENVPQTTPNLENKSPTIVARFQDTTSATAQTTAGSGIGQTTEITTPTIPDTSIVSSTSSEFPTSSYPDVPLITTTSSSVESTTTTITTETATSTTTGRVPDGGTSTPQTTRMDVVTVTPVTETTTVNIEENLVSTEVGTSTTTASSESTTTMSGGTTNDSTNTTSASTEATTVPMQATPGTTVPTATSLPPRPASQSSTTPYLGRFGGSRLTPAPRFSLSSTTRAPLRDYLVYGIYPNKTIVRKRPEDNLIDARNVDSPYVIFGIFPDGRLVRKFPNGTIIPDPPRNPVEVVFSLSTSTTTNRPPPRPYYNQANQGTYNQYRGPVYNSNDRPVAEPMRNVQSPSIVDLGLTGNAIVGPNGGGPDNTGPLGTPASVPSTNEMSNALLNTQMRTALVTPIVSTGRPPTDSQGGRIVQDRERDEATRTKEAGGQRSSVYIGQDKFVNYWTDGASTSNPRVLSVNINSVATAANEGPSPSVPSFENLLNNQPGGRVTAPPGFPWRDPLDQIFGITTSSPVITASVASNRLDDLSEPNGPALARPINPFVEVFTPFSNTIGVPRGNIGSIPPPPPPTTPVAFTTTPTTPASTTTTTTITTMAPTTTTTTTTVASTTTTTMAPTTTTTTMTPTTTTTTMTPTTTTTMAPTITTTTTTSTTMTPTTVATMTPTTTTMTAPIITSEPPTIVQRVMIASQAGATSEATTSSQINSSNLPKNLLNTRQQNAFGTTFDDLAFLNSLLQSNSRSTNQKTLTQVEQLLANKILELALKNPGPTRSPKAISIENASPNSIYKSATTSLSEPIIIDLSPASTVSTSTRKSVETQQPTSQRPVISSLTPVQVTWKPVTTTSTRRSVETSTASPSTTAKTTLISTTKASVTVKAKLATTSRPRTTTQAPLGFGGLLWQALLGGSLFGSSTTPKPVKAKPVPKTTQKSVNIMPKPIQTTQKLETTTIPSSATLKAVDISKIQVNSPNSIVQEKSVTTPFTISTTDQPLINNPNPRLPGVVTSTYSPEEDAKFIVELLRAVEQDNKTGSSKKVSGLTQDDQSFLRAILSGRALTTTTPSPTVEISNAALLAALLKAQGIEPPTPANNIREQLQLASLGQSVTSAPTASPASESSTITTRPASTAATRPTDTTKKTVTPRPTSGPRIRTTTWSPSSTYPPPLFSSFSNYGAPAQSAGDNSGDSALFGATRAFSQFLGAAISGAAQQLQSLVRNGTRIVSEVVG